Part of the Misgurnus anguillicaudatus chromosome 25, ASM2758022v2, whole genome shotgun sequence genome, cttaaatgtcctaatataactaaagcctagtctggatttaatctaaaccctgtctgggaaaccgcccagtattgtttttgcttGCAGCTCATGATCTTGTAATTATGTAATGGCATCAGTTGTGagaattttttctttttaatgttatGCAACAATTCATTGCTTGTTCATGCAAATtgctaataaaatattatataatattaacaGAATGGAATTCTTctagtaaataaaaaataactaaaaaataataaataaatgattactATTTTACCATGTGAAAATAATTGCAATTCCTTCTTCAAAACGCAACAAGTAAATATTATGACACATTTGAAAAATATTGGCTCATGGAAAACAGAAAAGCAGAAATAAATTTTGGGAGGCacaggttttttttaaaaaaattagtaaacaATATTTGACAAGTTACAAACCATGAGATGGGTGGCTAagatataatatatattttggttaAAGAACATGCAAGGTTTAGATAAAATAAAGTTATAGGTCAGTTGGCAGGACTTTAATTAACAGAGCAACCTGAAGTTCTCCCCCTTGTGGTGCTACTCACAGTTTGGTTATAGTGCTTATAGACACCTTGTCACCATTGACATTCAAGTTTATGGTAGTGCTCTCCAATTTGAAGCCCTTCTGTATGAGACTCTTACACCTTGATGCCACAGAAATCAGGTGCCATTTCCCACTCATCTAGAGAGCAAATTCTTATCGTAAGTAAAGTTTCTCATAGGTTTCTGTTAAATAACTTTTCTAATTGATTCTATAACAAAAGTTATATGTTAGTCTGGACAAGTAATATTAATTATGTTAATCCATAAAAGAATGCTCACTTTAACATTTATTGTGACAAAATGATTACATTTGATTTGCTATTACAAAGTAATGTTGGGATTTACCTGattaatgttgatgttttgacCTGGAGCTAGTTTCTCAATAGCTTTATCTTTCTCGGTTTGTTTTGGCTTCTGTGGTGGTGCTGGTTTGTACCGGGTTCTTCGTGTCTCAGCAGACTCCCAAAGACTGAGCCATACCAGAACAAACACCAAACGTGTCCAAAGTCGAATCATCACAGCTTTAAAtcacttttttaaagttttttttgtacaaTTGGTTGGTTAGAGTTTTAGTAATAACTCCTTTCTAACAGCTGTTGGTTAACCGTCCAGTGTCCACACACAGATAAGGATGATGACCCTTTGTTCAGGGTTTATTATTAACTCTTAACAAACCCACCCAAAATTGCTTGTGCACACAGACGTTCACATCCGTTGTTTATGAATAAAACAGTCATTTTAGTTTAGATTATTGCAttttaatgtacaaaaaaaatacaagttAGATAAGGAATAACACAGTGCACACATGCACAGGAGAGGAATTAAATCTTTTTAGGGTGGTCGATCTGAAGTGTTAAAATAATCACTGCAATTTATGCATATGCATTTTTCCAAGATTAAAACTTTAGTGTAACTCATAGCATACACCACAATAGATCATTTGTTATTCAAATGCCATAGGTTGACTTTATTTGCACTGAATAACTACAATACTGTCCAGTGACGTAACGTCTGGTTTACATTTCTCTTGGCTTGAAGTTTAGAGCAACGCTGTTTATGCAGAATCGCTGACCAGTTGGATCTGGACCATCATCAAAGACATGTCCAAGATGAGCAGCACACTGTACAAACAAAACCACATGTTATAACAATATGCCATCAAGACATTTTAATAAATCTAAAGACTATCGGAAGAGATGTCTATTTTATGAGTGGAATTACCGCTGATGCAATATATAATAAGTAAGAGCACAACAGATTGTTTTACATCACTGTCCCCTACACTTACATGTTTACAGATAACCTCTGTCCCTGTGCTACCAAGTGAGTTGTCAGGGCGACGGACAATGTTGGCATGACTTTCATCCTTTTCCCATGTACCATGAGCCTCATAGAATGATGGCCACCCAGCTCCTGCATCATATTTCGCTTCTGAGCTGTTTGGAGGCAAAATtgtaattatttttgttttattttgttatgtgTAGCACACAAGCATTATaagttgttttcctttaattttctattttttctattgaaatattcctaaaacacataaaatgtaGCTAAAAAGCTGAAGTTAAAAATATCAAAGCAtctattgtttaaaaatatttaatgagcATGAGAACAaatttgttactgtaatttagttgttttttttgggggggggggtcagcAGGGACTGTCTTTAATTTAATGGAAGCTTACCTAAAAAGTGGGGAGTCACAACATACACAATGGTACATGCCCACCTCATTGTGGTTCAGGTAGATGCCACTGAATGGCTATAAAATAGAAATTATAATATGGGTTCTATAAATGGTGTTCTTTCTTGAAAAATACATTGTGTATTGTTTATTTACATAAGTTTGCACATTATGGTCAGACCAACACGCTGTTTTATTAGTAGCCTATATTTGTGTTCATTGCAACAATGCAACTTACCACCTCTGTGCCCTTTTCTCTGGTTACAACATACTGTTCTGGAGTCAACTTCCTTTGCCAGTCTGTGGACTGATCATATCTTGTCAAAGACAGCAAACctgcacacaaacaaacacgcacacacgcacgcacgcacacacacaaaataaataaatcacaatcAAGTTCCATCAAGTTGTTCCTGCGAATGACGCCGGTGGTAACCTAGcaaccaacagtaaacaaaaggCACGCTTGGAAAATGGAGACACGATGGAGCAAGTTATTAATtattagcagtgcagcttgtaattgccaaactaaATGCTATgcacagaaaaaaaatgctgatTTTTGATGAAGGCACTAGGAACGAGGACGTTGCGACGAAGTCGAGctccatatatggtaaagacaacgACAGCTGAAACAGCTAGACGGGTCAGTCCCGTGGGTTTAATGTACGCTACGTCAGAATTAATTCGGCAATTACTCTTTTTCGCATAAATCAAAAACCACATTAAGCTAGCGTAAACCTATTAGCAAACTAAGGGATTTTTAATCGTTTCCATCACTCGTTATACTTCAAAAAAAGCATAAAAtcatggtgatggaaacatggctagtGATAAAAGTCTCAAGATGAATTATcagaaaaataaattgttgttcACTCAATTCATTCGCTGTCTGACATCACGTGACACAGATGTGTTCCACCTCTTGGAATATGGAATTTATGACGTTACAAGTAACGTCATAAACCATGCGCATCACTTTTCTTTAAGGGATTATTTCGATCATTAGAAATGTGCGTTGGtaaccataaaatcagccaTTGCGTGCGACGTTAGGGACTGTCCCATAAGTTTTTTTGGTGAAATGGGTAGGACTTTGTAGCAACATAGCAGAATTTAAGGTAATAATACTTTAGCATGATTTAGTAAATACTTATCAAATTGACAGCCTTATGGTTCCCTAagtgaaaacttttttttcttgcaacccatttttaTTAAGGGTACCCTTAACCTTATATCTCAGGGATTTCTTAGCTTTAGGACTTTCAGGCAACCGGGCACGTGTTTttaaacatggcaaaaatattctacgatttaaaaaaaatttggtaCTCGATGTACGACTTTCTACAAATATATTCGTAACCAAGTTGCCCATTAAGCTTATAGGGGCATTTTAGATTTCACTGGCATTAGCTCTGATCCAAACAAAATTTCACCTGCTCTCACATCACATGACACAGGTATGTTTATGACGTCGTGAAATATGGAATTTATGACGTTACAAATAACGTAAACAATTTTATTGATACTTTCTTTCCATGGGACAAAGGATTAGATTAATGCAAACCAAAAAGCAAAGACGTTcattatagcgccacctagtgttcGACACATGTTTGTTAATGCGCCTGAGTATCAGGTGGGATTTTTAGATTAAGTTTGGGGTCGCAGAGACAGATGAGTCTGTCTCATCTCTTGGAAAGTCGAAAAGCAGCGATGTGGGGGAGACAGAAACGTTTACACAATATCAGTCTTGACAAAGAACACCCATATTGTAcattaaaaaattgtaaattaaaACACAAATTATGTAGCCTACTTACAACAGAGTGAGCTACATGTCTGGCCTATTACTGTCTTAAAAGTGTGTGAgtgaataaataattttcacaaGAAGCTCACAAAAATAAGTTAGTTTATATTTTAGTTATTGACTCGTGTTtgttatttggttggtctgaaTTATTTAATTTGTTATAAATGAGGTGTTTCCTGGTAAAATAGTGTATTTCCCCAGTGCACAGACTAAGACATTTATTTGTCTAACGTTTCCAAGTAAAAACCACGTGCAATTTGTTTATTTTGGGGGCCTTTCTCGAAAGCCCACACCATAAAAAAACACTTGAGTAATCAGGTCACGCATGGTCTGAACTACATGACTAAAATAACTGTACTCTCTGTTGACAATTTAATATTGCGCATGCTTGGCAcagaattaaaaatataaaaaaaaatatccaaaatacAAATATGTAACAGAGTTACATAATTACAATTATAATATACATCGAAAAATGAACATCCCCATACCCGTTGGCTCTGTAGAAATCTGCCGAATCCCTACAAACATCCTCTTCTTTGGTGATATTGATTTGACAGCTCCATTGGAAAACACTGAAGAGAAACGAACTAGAATGCGTGACATACTTCTCGATATATTAGTTTATGCACTGGTGTAAATTTGTCGGATCTCAAGCTACTTTTGCATAGACTAAAGCTGCTGAATTGAGCTGTGTTGTCTTCATGCCCTCCCACAAAAGCAGCAGAAACTGGTCACAACTGACACACGTATGGGTCACGCTCGTCCGGATCAAACCTTGCACGTGCCGTCACTCGAGTAACtggatgtaaaaaaaaatatttacaaaaaaaatctatttttgctGCTTATTTTTGTTGTCTTATCGGGGAGTTCTCGCGCTTATCATTCCAACCTATATTTTATCGACTTTGACCTTCATAGGGAAAAAATGTGACGCTTTAAACATATGTAGCTACAAATATATTTGACCTGAATTGTAAAGGTTATGCAAACAACAAGAAGCAACATAAATGTATTTGCTTCatttatatgaatataataaaaaaattatattgtattttacattgattttgcaatgtgtcattttttgtcaaaatcttttattataattttgttAACACCTAACCCAACCCCTAAACAGAACTTTATGCCATTTTGAGGGGACATTTGGTCCACATGCTGTATagggtaaacacacacaaaaataaaataatgtgtaatagaataaaataataaaacatcagTAAAATACACATTTGAAGTATAGGTGCACTTAAATGCTTTGATATGCTTGAGCTGCTGGTGAGTTGCTTTTCATGAGGTTGCCAGGTTGGTGCATGAGATCTATGACGTAGCTCTCAGGCTGAGCATAACCACGTTTCTTTCCACCTTTGACAAGCAGGATTTCGTTCCAGGCACGATTGTATTGTCCTCTCACGAGACTGCAGCTCAGTCCAATTCTATCAGCAAGAACctaaaataattagcaaattatTCTGTTATACACAAATTGGGTGATGTACATTTCAAATATGATGATAACAGCAGCAGCAGTTTCATGAATAATGCAATGTAGGAAATATGGGAGTAAGAATACacacacctaaaggattattaggaacacctgttcaatttctcattaatgcaattatctaatcaagcaatcacatggcagttgcgtcaatgcatttaggggtgtggtcctggtcaagacaatctcctgaactccaaactgaatgtcagaattggaaagaaatgtgatttaagcgtaaaagcaattttgagcgtggcatggttgttggtgccagacgggccagtgtgagtatttcacaatctgctcaggtactgggattttcacacacatccatttctagggtttacaaagaatggtgtgaaaagggaaaaacatccagtatggggAAGTCCTGTgggggcgaaaatgccttgttgatgctagagatcagaggagaatgggccgaccgATTCAAGCTGaaagaagagcaactttgactgaaatatccacttgttacaaccgaggtatgcagcaaagcatttgtgaagccacaacacgcacaaccttgaggcggaagggctacaacagcagaagaccctgCACAAgactgagcattgtttctgaccttgtccatccctttatgaccaccatgtacccatcctctgatggctacttccagcaggataatgcaccatgtcacaaagcttgaatcattttaaattggtttcttgaacatgacaatgagttccctgtaataaaatggcccccacagtcaccaaatctcaacccaatagagcatctttgggatgtggtggaacgggagcttcatgccctggatgtgcatcccacaaatctccatcaactgcaagatgctatcctatcaaaaTGGGCCaaaatttctaaagaatgctttcagcaccttgttgaatcaatgccacgtagaatttaagcagttctgaaggcgaaagggggtcgaacacagtattagtagggtgttcctaataatcctttacgTGAGTGTATATGCATAAGTGAATTACAATGCAGACATTCTGAAGTCATAATGTGATGTGGTCCAAACCGAATCATACGAAAGTGTCTATAGATAGACTTATACACACACGCATACAGTATCTCTGCAGCACCTTAAAAAGCAGTGCTCTGTGGTAGTAGGTGCCCTTTTTAATCTTGCCAATTGGAATGATGTTGGACTGGACTTCAAGTTTCAGCTCACTTATGTGAAGTTCCCACAGAAAGTCATGCTGTTTCCCTGGCTCAACCTGTCCACCCATCGCATCACACACCAACCTATGATAAATCACATAAGTCATGTGGATGCTGTTGAAAAGTAAAACAGGAGGAAAAAAATGACACAAGTTTTGGTTTAGGCTTACACGGCTAAAGCGCTATACATCTTAACCTCATCTTGAAGAGGCAAGACAGACTTGGTTGCCTCTTTGACAAGGTTATGAAACTCAGCATCGTATGGCAGCTTCCACGTTTCCTCCAGAACCACGTCAGGCTGGGGCTTAAAATCCTCTTCATCCTTCTTTTCCTCTTTTTGACCTTTTCCCTTCATTTTACttgagaaaaaaagagagattTAATACTTTTAAAAGCTCATCTGGTAGAGCAAGACACTAGCAACGGCAATGTGGGTTTTATACGAAGTGATCAAGTGTATATGATCTTATATGTTCTGGTTTGTACAAAAGTGcttgaaaaatgt contains:
- the msrb2 gene encoding methionine-R-sulfoxide reductase B2, mitochondrial, giving the protein MSRILVRFSSVFSNGAVKSISPKKRMFVGIRQISTEPTGLLSLTRYDQSTDWQRKLTPEQYVVTREKGTEVPFSGIYLNHNEVGMYHCVCCDSPLFSSEAKYDAGAGWPSFYEAHGTWEKDESHANIVRRPDNSLGSTGTEVICKHCAAHLGHVFDDGPDPTGQRFCINSVALNFKPREM